The Henckelia pumila isolate YLH828 chromosome 2, ASM3356847v2, whole genome shotgun sequence genome includes a window with the following:
- the LOC140883724 gene encoding protein IQ-domain 26-like has translation MGRAARWFRGLFGMKKDKENVEKKWWGFVKSVKDSGANKEGEDIQAAAWLRSYISDAEKEQNKHAIAVAAATAAAADAAVAAAQAAVAVIRLTRQGGRASFAGGREKRAAVKIQTVFRGFLARKALRALRGLVKLQALVRGYLVRKRSVATLHSMQALIRAQAAIRSQRSRRSGNIDYRYQARKSIERFDETRSEFHSKRLSATCDHSLNPFDESPKIVEIDTCRPKSNSRRTHDSEYFEDHYYYYQGMSSPLPCPTPTHVSIPNHQEFDWRFIAEGYKFATAQNTPRFGHLGGTNDAITPSKSVCGDSFVRPYSNCPNYMSNTQSFRAKLRSHSAPKQRPETGPKKRLSLNEILASRSSFSGVRMHRNCSQVHEDVEL, from the exons ATGGGAAGAGCTGCGAGGTGGTTCAGAGGGCTGTTCGggatgaagaaagacaaagaaaatgtggAGAAGAAGTGGTGGGGTTTTGTCAAATCGGTGAAAGATTCGGGAGCGAATAAGGAAGGGGAGGATATTCAGGCCGCGGCGTGGCTGAGATCTTACATTTCTGATGCGGAGAAGGAGCAAAACAAGCACGCGATTGCGGTGGCCGCAGCTACCGCTGCGGCTGCTGATGCAGCGGTGGCGGCCGCTCAGGCGGCGGTGGCGGTGATCCGGCTTACCAGACAAGGTGGGCGGGCTTCGTTTGCCGGTGGCAGGGAGAAACGGGCTGCTGTGAAGATACAGACCGTCTTTAGAGgatttttg GCCCGAAAAGCTCTAAGAGCTTTAAGAGGACTAGTGAAGTTGCAAGCTCTCGTTAGAGGCTATCTCGTAAGGAAACGTTCTGTTGCAACTCTACACAGCATGCAAGCTCTTATTCGGGCACAGGCCGCCATCAGGTCCCAAAGATCCCGTCGTTCCGGTAACATTGACTACAGATACCAAGCTCGAAAGTCCATT GAAAGGTTTGATGAGACTAGGAGTGAGTTTCACAGCAAGAGGCTCTCGGCTACCTGTGATCATTCTCTCAATCCATTCGACGAGAGCCCGAAAATAGTGGAAATCGATACCTGCAGGCCAAAATCTAACTCGCGGAGAACGCACGATTCTGAGTATTTTGAAGATCACTACTACTACTACCAAGGGATGTCGTCGCCTCTTCCATGTCCAACTCCTACTCATGTATCAATCCCTAATCATCAAGAATTCGATTGGAGATTTATTGCCGAGGGCTACAAATTTGCTACCGCTCAAAACACCCCAAGATTCGGTCACTTGGGCGGAACCAATGACGCGATTACTCCATCCAAGAGCGTGTGTGGAGATAGCTTCGTCAGGCCATACTCCAACTGCCCTAATTATATGTCGAACACCCAATCCTTTAGGGCGAAGCTACGATCCCATAGCGCCCCGAAACAGAGGCCAGAGACCGGCCCCAAGAAGAGGCTTTCATTGAATGAAATACTGGCATCAAGAAGTAGCTTTAGTGGAGTTAGGATGCATAGGAATTGCTCCCAAGTTCATGAAGATGTTGAACTCTAG